The Panicum virgatum strain AP13 chromosome 5K, P.virgatum_v5, whole genome shotgun sequence genome has a window encoding:
- the LOC120709340 gene encoding PH, RCC1 and FYVE domains-containing protein 1-like, whose amino-acid sequence MHAKGASSDAIRVSTSSAPSTSSHGSAQDDYDSSGDVYVWGEVICDNTVRVGSDRVVRSAGKADVLLPKPLESKLVLDVYHVDCGVKHAALVTKNGEVFTWGEESGGRLGHGSREDSLHPHLVESLAICNVDIVACGEFHTCAVTTAGELYTWGDGTHNIGLLGNGTDVSHWIPKRISGALEGLQVAYVSCGTWHTALITSRGQLFTFGDGTFGVLGHGNRESISCPMEVESLSGLKTIAVACGVWHTAAVVEVIVTQSSSSISSGKLFTWGDGDKHRLGHGDKEPRLKPTCVASLIDYDFYRIACGHSLTVGLTTSGQVLSMGNTVYGQLGNPRSDGKLPCLVEDIMSEHVVQVACGSYHVAVLTNKSEVYTWGKGANGRLGHGDIEDRKIPTLVEALRDRAVRHIACGSNFTAAICQHKWVSGSEQSQCASCRQPFGFTRKRHNCHNCGLVHCNACTSRKALRAALAPNPAKPYRVCDSCFTKLNSAAYSSTINQNKRKEAVPRHSGESNPDTKSAKAIVPSNLDMIRSLDSKAAKQGKKTDALSFLRNPQMTSLLQLRDIALSGGIDLNKSVPRAVRTSAVRSLNSSRAVSPFSRKPSPPRSTTPVPTTHGLSIAKTAADSLAKTNEMLNQEVERLRAQVDNLRHRCELQELELQKSAKKVQEAMTLVSEESAKSKAAKEVIKSLTGQLKDMAERLPPDQGAYDGSEAKQAHVPNGIEMYASIYTSMNGIHQPRNESVSAVSTPSLNMGRALHTNGISSHHKPPGSISENSEVSAHSLRVSGPPDVENLNRRGHSSSDEMLSASSRADDSSSKDARSLLNGEDGYKSRSAVSIPSNQVQAEWIEQYEPGVYITLTTLRDGTRDLKRVRFSRRRFGEHQAESWWNENRDKVYEKYNVRSSERVSSASSIRSAR is encoded by the exons ATGCACGCCAAAGGGGCTTCTTCAGATGCCATCAGAGTTAGCACGTCTAGTGCCCCTAGCACATCAAGCCATGGTTCTGCACAAGATGACTATGATTCCTCAGGCGACGTATACGTGTGGGGTGAAGTCATTTGCGACAACACTGTAAGAGTTGGTTCTGACAGAGTAGTCAGGTCAGCTGGGAAGGCTGATGTTCTTCTGCCGAAGCCCTTGGAGTCCAAGTTAGTTCTTGACGTCTATCATGTGGATTGTGGAGTCAAGCACGCTGCTCTGGTCACTAAAAATGGGGAAGTGTTTACATGGGGCGAGGAATCTGGAGGACGTCTTGGCCATGGATCAAGGGAAGACTCTCTTCACCCTCATCTGGTTGAGTCCTTAGCAATTTGCAATGTGGACATCGTTGCCTGCGGGGAGTTCCACACTTGTGCTGTCACAACAGCTGGCGAACTGTACACCTGGGGTGATGGAACACATAATATTGGACTTCTAGGCAATGGTACTGATGTAAGCCACTGGATTCCAAAAAGAATTTCAGGAGCACTTGAGGGTCTTCAAGTTGCCTATGTTTCTTGTGGGACCTGGCATACTGCCTTGATTACATCAAGAGGTCAGCTATTTACCTTCGGTGATGGTACATTTGGAGTCTTAGGACATGGAAACCGTGAGAGTATATCATGTCCAATGGAGGTAGAGTCTTTATCGGGGTTAAAAACAATTGCTGTTGCATGTGGTGTATGGCACACTGCAGCTGTTGTAGAAGTTATAGTGACCCAATCCAGTTCAAGTATATCTTCTGGAAAGCTTTTCACATGGGGAGATGGTGACAAACATCGGCTTGGTCATGGTGACAAGGAACCAAGGCTTAAGCCTACTTGTGTGGCTTCACTTATCGATTATGATTTCTACAGGATAGCATGTGGTCATAGTCTTACTGTAGGCCTGACAACATCTGGACAAGTTTTGAGCATGGGTAATACTGTTTATGGCCAGCTTGGGAATCCCCGCTCAGATGGTAAACTTCCATGCTTAGTTGAAGATATTATGAGTGAACATGTTGTCCAAGTTGCCTGTGGTTCCTACCATGTTGCAGTGTTAACAAATAAGAGTGAAGTTTATACATGGGGGAAAGGGGCCAATGGAAGATTGGGCCATGGAGATATCGAGGACAGGAAAATACCTACACTCGTTGAGGCATTGAGAGACAGGGCTGTTAGGCACATAGCTTGTGGTTCAAACTTCACTGCAGCTATATGCCAGCATAAGTGGGTCTCAGGATCTGAGCAGTCACAATGCGCCTCATGTCGGCAACCGTTTGGATTCACCCGAAAGAGGCACAATTGCCATAACTGTGGGCTTGTCCATTGTAATGCCTGCACCTCACGTAAAGCTCTGAGAGCAGCACTGGCTCCTAATCCTGCGAAACCTTACCGTGTTTGCGATTCCTGTTTCACGAAACTGAACAGTGCGGCATATTCCAGTACAATTAATCAAAATAAGAGGAAAGAGGCTGTGCCTCGCCACTCTGGTGAAAGCAACCCTGATACTAAATCGGCAAAAGCAATTGTACCCAGCAATTTGGATATGATTAGAAGTTTGGATAGCAAGGCAGCAAAACAAGGGAAGAAAACTGATGCACTGTCATTTCTTCGGAATCCTCAAATGACTTCACTTCTTCAGCTAAGAGATATTGCTTTATCTGGTGGAATTGATCTGAACAAATCAGTTCCAAGAGCAGTTCGTACATCAGCAGTTCGATCGTTGAACTCGTCGAGGGCTGTTTCCCCCTTCTCTCGCAAGCCTAGCCCACCACGTTCAACCACACCAGTCCCAACAACTCATGGCCTTTCTATCGCTAAAACTGCTGCTGATAGTCTCGCAAAGACTAATGAGATGTTAAATCAAGAGGTTGAAAGACTCCGTGCACAG GTTGATAATCTGAGGCACCGCTGTGAGCTTCAAGAACTTGAGTTGCAGAAATCAGCAAAGAAAGTACAAGAGGCCATGACACTGGTTTCAGAGGAATCTGCAAAGTCTAAAGCTGCTAAGGAAGTGATAAAGTCCCTAACAGGACAG CTCAAGGATATGGCTGAGAGACTACCACCAGATCAGGGAGCCTATGATGGTAGtgaagcaaaacaagcacatgTTCCTAATGGCATTGAGATGTATGCTTCTatctacactagcatgaatggtATTCATCAGCCACGAAATGAGTCTGTCAGTGCTGTCAGCACACCTAGCCTGAACATGGGACGAGCATTGCACACAAATGGAATCTCAAGTCATCATAAACCACCTGGAAGTATTAGTGAAAATAGTGAAGTGAGTGCTCACAGCCTTCGGGTTTCAGGTCCTCCTGATGTTGAAAATTTGAATCGAAGAGGACATAGCAGTAGCGATGAGATGCTGAGCGCAAGCAGTAGAGCAGATGATAGTAGCAGCAAGGATGCTAGGTCCCTTTTAAATGGGGAGGATGGTTACAAATCTCGAAGTGCGGTATCAATTCCCAGCAACCAAGTTCAGGCTGAGTGGATTGAGCAGTATGAACCTGGTGTATACATAACACTGACAACTCTTCGTGATGGGACCCGAGATCTAAAGCGCGTACGCTTCAG TCGAAGGCGGTTTGGGGAGCATCAAGCAGAGAGCTGGTGGAATGAGAACCGCGACAAGGTGTACGAGAAGTACAATGTAAGGAGCTCTGAGCGAGTGTCGTCGGCATCATCAATCCGGTCTGCTCGATGA